In Oceanococcus sp. HetDA_MAG_MS8, the following proteins share a genomic window:
- a CDS encoding purine-binding chemotaxis protein CheW: MTTVVERASERSTPTTSPPQTSPEELEVLTFSIDDQSYGLPITCIQEIRRIEQVTRLPETAAYVLGVINLRGRIAPVLDMRCLLDAEPEPDSMDVTIMVVHQERLFGLRVDGVSDVRRLLSSDLHSIDTLSLGQNVTQLTAGVASAEDGLVILLDTNALCSGFVPVEGAQAQAA, translated from the coding sequence ATGACAACAGTAGTAGAGAGAGCGAGTGAAAGGTCTACGCCAACAACCTCACCGCCACAAACTTCGCCCGAAGAGTTAGAGGTTCTAACCTTTTCCATCGACGACCAAAGTTACGGTTTGCCAATTACCTGTATTCAGGAAATCCGCCGCATCGAACAGGTCACTCGATTGCCGGAAACGGCTGCGTATGTACTCGGTGTGATCAATTTACGAGGACGTATTGCACCGGTGCTGGATATGCGTTGCTTGTTAGATGCAGAGCCTGAGCCCGACTCCATGGATGTGACCATCATGGTGGTGCATCAGGAGAGGTTGTTTGGCTTACGGGTAGACGGAGTATCAGACGTTCGCCGGTTGCTCTCCAGTGACCTGCACTCTATCGACACCTTGTCATTAGGCCAAAACGTGACGCAGCTCACTGCTGGAGTGGCCTCTGCTGAGGATGGGCTGGTGATCCTTTTAGATACCAACGCGCTGTGTAGTGGCTTTGTGCCGGTTGAAGGCGCTCAGGCGCAAGCTGCTTGA
- a CDS encoding Crp/Fnr family transcriptional regulator: MVASLPTTTPVELVLEALECSELFQSLEQPQKLAIARQCEFLQLPRNANLLEFGERSNSLLLIVSGRVQVLVELPNGRRVAFREAGPGDTIGEFSAIDGRPRSADVLSLEEVSIAVMPQHEFSALRSVHASIDEILMRQLLRQVRELTARVVSLTHLSTAERLVQAVLQRATPDLRGGVLFPRCNQSQLASEIGARREEVNRIIQKWRRTGLFHREADGDYIPDIGQLPLGKVLK, from the coding sequence GTGGTCGCTAGTTTACCAACCACAACTCCTGTTGAGCTGGTCTTAGAAGCTCTGGAATGTAGTGAGTTGTTTCAGTCACTCGAACAACCTCAGAAATTGGCAATCGCTAGGCAATGCGAGTTTCTTCAGCTTCCACGCAATGCCAATCTTCTTGAGTTTGGGGAGCGCTCTAACAGCCTGCTCCTCATCGTTTCGGGTCGGGTACAGGTCCTAGTCGAGCTTCCCAATGGCCGTCGAGTTGCCTTTAGGGAGGCAGGGCCGGGCGATACGATTGGTGAGTTTTCGGCTATCGACGGCAGGCCGCGGAGCGCCGACGTTCTCAGTCTTGAAGAGGTAAGCATTGCGGTCATGCCTCAACATGAGTTTTCAGCTTTGCGAAGCGTGCACGCCAGCATTGACGAAATACTCATGCGGCAGTTACTTCGGCAAGTTAGAGAACTCACCGCTAGAGTCGTGAGCCTTACACATCTGAGCACCGCCGAGCGTCTAGTACAAGCAGTTCTGCAGAGAGCCACGCCAGACCTGCGAGGCGGTGTGTTATTTCCCCGTTGTAACCAGTCTCAGCTCGCCAGTGAAATTGGGGCACGACGCGAAGAGGTGAACCGGATCATCCAAAAGTGGCGGCGCACAGGTTTGTTTCATCGCGAGGCAGACGGAGACTATATTCCAGACATTGGTCAGCTTCCCCTAGGCAAAGTGCTCAAGTAA
- a CDS encoding AAA family ATPase: MALVAEVNAKPRRCERRQVVIMLADMVGSTELASALDVEDFEALTSQYRGWVTEVVTAYGGSIAQHRGDGVIAVFGYPLARHDMALRAVAAALALQSKAKEQTTIAIRTGLDQGEVLIAQGSSAEGDWDITGIPAHVASRLQVHSPVGGVLLSSAVLQAAGEDLYAEDLGERSFKGLEQPVRVYRAKGLQSQRLDVQDDIPLFGRTAELDELGAAWMSVLSRERGAVGSIQGEAGAGKSRLIREWSRDPRVRKHIIGVTCHALYRQRFMGLIQALLRSSPMLRVQTQMDAEDLAALKELLNPSHSSAEAKNESPEALYALAVAVLRKLLCLLGQQGPLCLVIDNLHWADDASVQLLVKALNPIPPGLLVLLAWRTDEAAPSNMPTTFDIELKALPPSDAEALFDAVLLSTQSTTTQRSYEAMLAAGAGLPLHLEQLAFAVPQAASLATEHGSEPSIIPQSLSATLLQRLDYLGSERQVALTAAVLGERFSRDDLQALTDLRPAQLQDALNKLVEQRIISRVSRTTTYVFRHGLLQRVAYDVIPKKCRRSLHARIAARMSSAAAEPAEYAYHLAAAGDYKQAARYYNQAGNRAALASSHSDAVEHFQRAIRCYVEADGLTPEKELELKLSLASSMLAVKFYTDPELNATWERVQQLARTSDNVHLEVFATYNAGMYRQMKSDWRGCLSLMDRLDEIAQSQKATYIALMANLGRVLALVNLGEYARAHRHALAARSHYVPSDRVLFLRYNGSDLGIASLAWCAMTAAAQCDDAVWERALREAQEELVLHDHPFTKIYCLGVLAHSCLHRFEFTRGHQFASEGMALAKRMHLPGMDAYLSIFAYSLAPSMSQVSAQRAKLALEQIEAIGSPAGIAAYWAVLASKAWRAGHFDTDVALELLARADANAATHTPGATPLVDYIAAKAGFLGERQSQLRLRRALSNAQKYGHASILREAARGR; this comes from the coding sequence ATGGCTCTGGTCGCTGAGGTCAATGCGAAGCCAAGAAGGTGTGAGCGGCGGCAAGTCGTCATCATGCTGGCGGACATGGTGGGCTCTACAGAGCTTGCAAGCGCGCTTGATGTGGAAGACTTCGAAGCGCTCACATCCCAATATCGCGGATGGGTCACAGAGGTCGTCACGGCGTACGGTGGTAGCATCGCCCAGCACCGCGGAGACGGGGTCATTGCCGTATTTGGTTACCCATTAGCGCGCCATGACATGGCGCTTAGAGCCGTCGCCGCTGCGCTCGCGTTACAGAGCAAAGCCAAAGAGCAAACGACTATTGCTATACGCACTGGTTTAGACCAGGGCGAGGTGCTCATTGCCCAAGGCAGCTCCGCTGAAGGTGATTGGGATATCACGGGTATTCCTGCTCATGTCGCGAGTCGTTTGCAAGTGCACAGCCCTGTTGGTGGTGTTCTTCTGTCGAGCGCTGTACTGCAGGCCGCGGGTGAAGATTTATACGCCGAGGACTTGGGTGAGCGAAGTTTTAAAGGCCTGGAGCAGCCTGTGCGGGTATACCGCGCGAAGGGGCTGCAAAGCCAGCGCCTGGATGTGCAAGATGACATCCCCCTTTTTGGGCGTACAGCAGAGCTAGACGAGCTTGGGGCTGCATGGATGAGCGTCCTCAGCCGCGAGCGTGGTGCAGTAGGCAGCATCCAAGGGGAGGCCGGTGCTGGCAAGTCGAGGCTTATCCGAGAGTGGAGCCGGGACCCGCGTGTGCGTAAGCACATCATCGGTGTGACCTGTCATGCCTTATATCGGCAGCGCTTTATGGGATTGATTCAAGCCCTACTACGCAGCTCACCGATGTTGCGTGTTCAGACGCAGATGGATGCTGAGGACCTTGCAGCTCTCAAGGAGCTATTGAATCCAAGCCACTCGTCCGCGGAGGCGAAGAATGAATCGCCAGAAGCCCTGTATGCCCTCGCAGTGGCCGTGCTGCGTAAGCTGTTGTGCTTGTTGGGCCAACAAGGGCCGTTGTGCCTAGTCATCGATAACCTGCACTGGGCGGACGACGCCAGTGTGCAGCTTCTTGTGAAGGCACTGAATCCGATACCTCCTGGCTTATTGGTGTTACTAGCCTGGAGAACCGATGAGGCTGCTCCATCGAATATGCCCACAACTTTCGATATTGAGTTAAAGGCTTTGCCTCCCTCCGATGCCGAAGCTTTATTTGATGCAGTTCTCCTCTCCACGCAAAGCACAACCACCCAACGCTCTTATGAGGCGATGCTTGCGGCGGGAGCTGGATTACCCTTGCATTTAGAGCAGCTCGCTTTTGCCGTGCCCCAGGCAGCAAGCTTAGCCACTGAGCATGGCTCGGAGCCGAGCATCATTCCGCAAAGCCTAAGCGCAACCTTGCTTCAACGCTTGGATTACCTCGGCTCGGAGAGGCAAGTGGCTCTTACGGCGGCGGTACTGGGCGAGCGTTTTTCCAGAGATGATCTGCAGGCGCTAACCGACTTGAGGCCTGCGCAGTTGCAAGACGCGCTCAACAAGCTTGTTGAGCAGCGCATCATCTCGCGGGTCAGCCGAACGACAACCTATGTTTTTCGCCATGGGCTTTTACAACGCGTCGCTTACGACGTGATTCCCAAGAAGTGTCGGCGGAGTTTGCATGCTCGCATCGCGGCCCGCATGAGCTCAGCCGCTGCAGAACCGGCCGAATATGCTTATCACTTGGCGGCGGCTGGGGACTATAAGCAGGCAGCACGCTACTACAATCAGGCTGGCAATCGAGCAGCACTGGCGTCTTCGCACTCCGATGCCGTCGAGCATTTTCAGCGTGCCATTCGCTGTTATGTCGAAGCCGACGGGTTGACGCCTGAAAAAGAGCTGGAACTCAAGCTCAGTTTGGCTAGCTCTATGCTCGCGGTGAAGTTTTATACCGACCCAGAGCTGAATGCGACCTGGGAACGGGTACAACAACTGGCGCGTACATCGGACAACGTTCATCTGGAGGTCTTCGCGACCTACAACGCAGGGATGTACCGGCAAATGAAAAGTGACTGGCGTGGTTGCTTGTCGCTTATGGATCGGCTGGATGAAATTGCTCAGAGCCAAAAGGCGACATACATCGCGCTAATGGCGAACCTCGGCCGTGTATTAGCTTTGGTGAACCTAGGTGAGTATGCGAGGGCTCACCGGCATGCTCTAGCCGCGAGGAGTCACTATGTGCCGAGTGATCGAGTACTGTTCCTGCGCTATAACGGTAGCGATCTAGGTATAGCCAGTTTGGCTTGGTGCGCGATGACAGCTGCAGCTCAATGTGATGATGCGGTCTGGGAGCGTGCTTTGCGCGAGGCTCAAGAAGAACTTGTTCTACACGATCATCCATTCACAAAAATATATTGCTTGGGCGTGTTGGCGCACTCCTGTTTGCACCGCTTTGAATTTACACGTGGGCATCAGTTCGCTTCAGAGGGTATGGCCCTAGCTAAGCGCATGCACCTACCGGGTATGGATGCTTATCTCAGCATTTTTGCCTACAGCCTCGCTCCTTCCATGAGCCAAGTTAGTGCACAACGCGCGAAGCTGGCTTTGGAACAAATAGAAGCTATTGGTTCGCCTGCTGGTATTGCGGCGTACTGGGCAGTTTTGGCGAGCAAAGCTTGGCGAGCTGGCCATTTTGATACCGATGTGGCTTTAGAGCTACTCGCGCGTGCAGATGCCAACGCGGCAACGCACACTCCTGGCGCGACGCCTTTGGTGGATTACATCGCCGCAAAAGCTGGTTTTTTGGGCGAGCGTCAATCTCAGTTGAGACTTCGTCGAGCATTGTCTAATGCGCAAAAGTACGGCCATGCGTCCATCTTGAGAGAGGCGGCGCGTGGTCGCTAG
- a CDS encoding ricin-type beta-trefoil lectin domain protein: MMRLFLITALALLQSCEVNEVTNQFFTDSPASEELAPIEIIGDSPGFEVAEDRPLELPELFFNVADGVARSKAVVVGVGEIRSAADPSKCLTASYKGTAKPNTDFFRMGLYTSGEYFVTRVVNGVSLRTCPSKRLNQRDRPLTRDTSGVVSRSFRSVNAESIFEYDEDWSINRVFVPEITLATEEQFGGEVLARNTVGFVAGIGELILPDATVYSRGATWTLTDDGVVTSRILSVGNVRVQGPRFAIGRRTIGPDDYVNGMPISTTEQIAKNFEDGKASSMCLQADGTTHALCNEGEKLQRWAFTREGEVRKANLDGSVTNQCLTSQGAQVLTTLCDGRSEQRWLPPILPAQPIVSGAFTSGGADERGCLFLNAREVLVVTRCNPQDNNARLNFLLDGQGGLRPATDLGSCILPAASVLDFINVNPDLLKHRLTLAPCRDSEGWRVSPTGQLFYSRLSEDGVTQCLSIDPPTDHGLATTNSPYLVSIRDCDVTLDYQRWSISDVPDVSLASFDTLAGKTELAETVLKIEVEADLAREISEPVQAAYRRCVNNRTAQSTHFCLENGSDFRLTTEGKLQSELTGQCLSVPPEYNFLSDPDVVPNLPQLRQELGSLLAGGGSDYRIPLGMGDCAQANSWKYTGKAELRGTGFLSGYCIESRRASILLNLTRCGSQRQDASQVFHLIPSTPADSARAHGYQRKKVVNICGNRPDKTCRVAPSFASFGLSVVDLMPDGTIMIGSGAARGRYLLANTSRITFTSSLEDATKWVIGLDGSIRSLEVGREVRNITNSAFHGPMCMNAAEDGTLEMGRCDGVANEFEFAYVSGGDFVGRFRKDNGVALVQELRDGTRTASTDPLAVLTFAKHLGLDPYASGLLQGMSSLQRQQFNLFYTGRITDELPTKENLDSALERHSPLNPNSNNPNGLAFGAVTRSSTESFNPQDLANIPAPEALSVTEELIIVDGSASSSLGFKPPNGFFGAAEANGELKVNLLSLNSPLGELTVESGGEASAEVNIATYDVGGVPVYVLEGTVKAEAAVLTATLEKENAELKGAIAQAETEAGVDRGSAAAVAGASVVSGSAKIGSDTGNQVGVGGGVGVGAGGKIAFGKDGRFGFTGDVKFVTVDFYFDPKETIRDPVAAAKVFYPKMAVLELAINEFEFTRALYQTSLAFTENALSDVSGPLREASADLRDKAEDLLDAISNYSLGSIF; this comes from the coding sequence ATGATGAGGCTCTTTCTAATCACTGCACTGGCACTGCTTCAGTCCTGCGAAGTCAACGAAGTGACCAATCAGTTCTTTACTGACAGCCCAGCAAGTGAAGAGCTGGCTCCGATCGAGATTATCGGCGACAGCCCTGGATTCGAGGTTGCGGAAGATCGGCCGCTTGAGCTGCCGGAATTGTTCTTCAACGTGGCAGATGGTGTTGCCCGCAGTAAGGCGGTCGTTGTTGGAGTTGGTGAGATTCGTAGCGCAGCCGACCCGAGCAAGTGCCTCACGGCCTCTTACAAGGGTACCGCTAAACCCAATACCGACTTCTTCCGAATGGGGTTGTACACATCTGGAGAATATTTTGTGACACGTGTAGTCAACGGTGTGTCTTTAAGGACATGTCCGTCAAAACGACTTAATCAACGTGACCGTCCGTTAACGAGGGATACTTCAGGTGTGGTTTCCAGGTCGTTCCGATCTGTAAACGCGGAAAGCATTTTCGAGTACGACGAAGATTGGTCGATAAACCGAGTATTTGTTCCAGAAATTACCCTGGCTACTGAAGAACAATTTGGAGGGGAAGTCCTAGCGCGAAATACGGTAGGCTTTGTAGCCGGGATAGGGGAATTAATACTGCCCGATGCAACTGTTTATTCACGAGGGGCTACTTGGACGCTCACAGACGATGGCGTCGTCACTAGCCGAATTCTGTCTGTTGGAAATGTGCGGGTTCAAGGCCCACGTTTCGCTATCGGCCGTAGAACAATTGGGCCAGACGATTATGTGAACGGCATGCCGATATCAACAACCGAACAAATCGCAAAAAACTTCGAGGACGGCAAAGCCTCATCGATGTGTTTACAGGCCGATGGAACGACGCATGCCTTATGTAACGAGGGTGAAAAGCTACAGCGGTGGGCCTTTACGCGGGAGGGGGAAGTTCGCAAAGCGAATCTAGACGGCAGCGTCACGAACCAATGCTTGACCTCCCAGGGGGCTCAAGTCTTAACCACCCTGTGCGACGGGCGCTCAGAACAACGTTGGCTGCCGCCAATATTGCCTGCCCAACCCATAGTTTCCGGGGCGTTTACAAGCGGGGGGGCGGACGAACGGGGCTGCTTGTTCCTGAACGCAAGAGAGGTCTTGGTAGTAACTCGCTGCAACCCTCAAGATAACAACGCACGGCTGAACTTCCTCTTGGACGGGCAAGGAGGACTGCGCCCTGCAACGGATTTAGGCTCATGTATCCTGCCAGCTGCAAGTGTTTTGGACTTTATAAACGTCAACCCAGATCTGCTAAAGCACAGGTTAACGTTGGCACCATGCCGAGATTCTGAGGGATGGAGAGTGTCGCCCACTGGTCAACTCTTTTATTCACGCTTATCAGAAGATGGCGTTACGCAATGCTTGTCCATTGATCCCCCAACGGACCATGGCTTGGCGACGACCAACTCACCATACCTGGTGAGTATTCGTGACTGCGATGTGACGTTAGACTATCAGCGCTGGAGTATCTCTGATGTGCCCGATGTCAGTCTCGCGAGCTTCGACACCCTAGCTGGGAAAACCGAGCTTGCTGAGACGGTACTGAAAATTGAAGTCGAGGCCGATCTTGCCCGAGAGATTTCCGAACCTGTACAGGCAGCATATCGGCGCTGCGTAAACAACCGCACGGCACAGTCCACGCATTTTTGTTTGGAAAATGGGTCCGATTTTCGCCTGACCACCGAAGGCAAGCTGCAGTCTGAATTGACTGGGCAGTGCCTCTCGGTTCCGCCTGAATACAATTTCCTGAGCGACCCTGATGTTGTGCCAAACCTGCCACAGCTGCGACAAGAGCTGGGGAGTTTACTTGCCGGCGGCGGTAGCGATTACCGCATCCCGCTGGGCATGGGCGATTGCGCACAGGCAAACTCCTGGAAATACACGGGTAAAGCGGAGCTACGCGGTACTGGGTTTTTAAGCGGGTATTGCATAGAGTCTAGACGCGCAAGCATCTTGCTCAACCTGACGCGCTGCGGGAGCCAGCGCCAAGATGCGTCCCAGGTTTTCCACCTCATCCCCTCGACGCCTGCGGATTCTGCTCGTGCACACGGCTACCAAAGGAAAAAAGTTGTAAACATTTGCGGTAATCGTCCCGACAAAACCTGCAGGGTGGCCCCTTCGTTTGCATCCTTTGGCCTTTCTGTTGTCGACCTCATGCCAGATGGAACGATAATGATTGGTAGTGGGGCTGCGCGTGGGCGTTATCTCCTGGCTAACACTAGTCGGATAACGTTTACATCCTCCCTCGAAGACGCGACCAAGTGGGTGATTGGCCTCGACGGTTCAATTCGGTCTTTGGAGGTGGGTAGAGAAGTGAGGAACATCACGAATAGCGCATTCCATGGACCCATGTGCATGAATGCTGCAGAGGATGGAACACTCGAGATGGGCCGATGTGACGGGGTGGCCAATGAATTTGAGTTCGCCTATGTATCGGGGGGCGATTTTGTAGGCCGCTTCCGAAAAGACAATGGAGTTGCACTAGTCCAAGAGCTGCGCGATGGCACCAGGACAGCGTCTACCGACCCGCTAGCGGTGTTGACCTTTGCAAAACATCTTGGCTTGGACCCCTACGCCTCCGGCCTTCTCCAAGGAATGTCTAGTTTGCAAAGACAACAGTTCAATTTATTTTATACGGGCCGCATTACCGATGAACTGCCAACGAAGGAAAACCTCGACAGCGCGCTTGAACGACACAGTCCGCTGAATCCAAACTCGAATAACCCCAACGGTCTGGCGTTTGGTGCGGTTACTCGTTCGTCGACTGAGAGTTTTAACCCCCAGGATCTAGCGAACATCCCTGCTCCTGAGGCACTGTCGGTGACTGAGGAGTTAATCATTGTCGATGGAAGCGCTAGCAGCAGTTTAGGCTTCAAACCACCGAATGGCTTTTTCGGTGCCGCAGAAGCAAACGGAGAACTGAAGGTCAACTTGTTATCGCTTAACAGTCCACTGGGCGAACTCACCGTAGAGTCAGGCGGCGAGGCAAGCGCCGAGGTCAATATCGCTACCTATGACGTGGGCGGAGTTCCGGTTTATGTGCTCGAGGGCACAGTTAAGGCTGAGGCGGCGGTATTAACGGCAACGCTCGAAAAAGAAAACGCTGAATTAAAGGGCGCCATCGCCCAAGCAGAAACTGAAGCAGGAGTCGACCGCGGCTCAGCCGCGGCTGTGGCTGGGGCCTCAGTTGTATCAGGCTCCGCCAAAATTGGCTCTGACACTGGAAACCAAGTCGGTGTTGGCGGCGGTGTAGGGGTCGGCGCCGGAGGCAAAATAGCATTTGGCAAGGATGGCCGCTTTGGCTTTACCGGCGATGTAAAGTTTGTCACCGTTGACTTCTATTTCGACCCTAAGGAAACAATCCGCGACCCAGTTGCTGCAGCAAAAGTGTTTTACCCAAAGATGGCGGTGCTCGAGCTTGCGATTAACGAGTTCGAGTTTACTCGTGCTCTGTATCAGACTTCCCTAGCCTTTACGGAGAACGCCTTGAGCGACGTGAGTGGACCGCTACGGGAGGCAAGCGCTGATCTTCGCGATAAAGCGGAAGATCTCCTTGATGCTATATCTAACTACTCGCTTGGATCGATCTTCTGA
- a CDS encoding HDOD domain-containing protein produces MKVLFIDDEELVIQGLRRSMLFAPDDWDIDYALGGHEAMKKVARESYDAVVSDLLMPGVNGTAILERVRDLMPHSLRVILSGYADAELSVKALDIAHHFLMKPSSADELIDIISSHAIDRSNREQVILSSLVREVSQIPSCPLSRAEIQRYCFQGGSLEELVDICSQEPGLIATVLRVANSPLFKPVDEITDVRSAVLRLGENTVKSLVLANVVYSSDICTKPGLLTLYRNQALHALELYRGLQGEDVDHCAAMAVMLADVGRLVLYTNQIYIEAPAATPSTDYHDELGAYLLRQWNIPEQIVEYVRLHHRPLEASADDINLSCLLKVHLSVCAATGESPDQEFIDAVPGGAQLQAILLTYQNKIH; encoded by the coding sequence ATGAAAGTGCTATTTATTGATGACGAAGAGCTTGTTATTCAGGGGCTGCGTAGATCCATGCTGTTTGCGCCTGATGACTGGGATATCGACTATGCCCTAGGCGGGCATGAGGCAATGAAGAAAGTTGCTCGGGAAAGCTATGATGCAGTGGTATCGGACCTGCTTATGCCAGGTGTTAACGGGACTGCCATCCTTGAAAGAGTACGAGATTTAATGCCGCATTCACTCAGAGTGATCCTAAGCGGTTACGCAGATGCAGAGTTGTCGGTTAAAGCTCTAGATATTGCACATCACTTTTTAATGAAACCAAGTAGCGCTGATGAGCTGATTGACATCATAAGCTCCCACGCCATTGACCGCAGCAATCGTGAACAAGTCATACTCTCGTCCTTGGTCAGGGAAGTGTCACAGATTCCGTCCTGCCCGCTTTCGCGGGCTGAAATTCAGCGATACTGTTTCCAGGGTGGTTCTCTAGAGGAGCTGGTGGACATCTGTAGTCAGGAACCAGGCTTAATCGCAACTGTACTGCGCGTGGCGAACTCACCGCTCTTTAAACCGGTTGACGAGATCACGGACGTACGGTCTGCAGTGCTGCGCTTGGGTGAAAACACCGTGAAGTCGTTGGTACTTGCAAACGTCGTTTATTCTTCCGACATTTGTACCAAGCCTGGGTTGCTCACGCTTTACCGTAATCAGGCGCTGCATGCTCTGGAGCTTTATAGGGGCCTGCAGGGCGAGGATGTTGACCACTGCGCTGCGATGGCAGTGATGCTGGCGGATGTTGGTAGGCTGGTTCTTTATACCAACCAGATTTATATCGAGGCCCCGGCGGCTACACCTTCTACCGATTATCACGATGAACTCGGTGCCTACCTGCTGCGGCAATGGAACATACCCGAACAAATTGTTGAGTACGTTCGGCTTCATCACCGCCCCCTAGAGGCGTCTGCTGATGACATTAATCTAAGCTGCTTACTTAAAGTGCACCTATCGGTGTGTGCGGCAACAGGGGAGAGCCCAGACCAGGAGTTTATTGACGCTGTGCCAGGTGGTGCGCAGCTCCAGGCGATACTACTGACGTATCAAAATAAAATACACTGA
- a CDS encoding HAMP domain-containing histidine kinase — MIETEGNIQGNSPPAVASWDSAPLSEACDRLAGMLKNLGLSRSMKIHPSEAAATPQAMTSFTNEVVDALEYCIETSAHAHRLESIGQLAAGVAHEINTPIQFISDNTAFLKRAFETLLNTQELDSKNKNFMSSQIPAALDEIIEGLQRVIIIVSSMKRLSRVSDRCFEQVSLKEIVDTVSLISRSEWKYCAQLDVNIASGVDKIQSKSQDLYSVILNLVVNASHAIKEEVSRGRYDKGSITITVDSMPDGVSIRVKDNGCGISPEIRRKIFKPFFSTKPVGQGTGQGLAIVRAAVEDELNGRITLSSNPGVGTEFVIELPGDAR, encoded by the coding sequence ATGATCGAAACGGAAGGCAATATCCAGGGAAACTCTCCTCCAGCCGTTGCAAGCTGGGATTCGGCGCCACTGAGTGAAGCATGTGATCGCCTCGCTGGCATGCTGAAGAATCTGGGCCTGAGCAGGTCGATGAAAATTCACCCTTCCGAGGCTGCTGCAACACCTCAAGCAATGACCTCGTTTACAAATGAAGTTGTAGATGCTTTGGAATATTGCATCGAAACCTCTGCCCACGCTCACCGTTTGGAATCCATTGGCCAACTAGCGGCTGGCGTGGCTCATGAAATTAATACTCCAATACAATTTATTTCGGACAATACTGCTTTTCTCAAGCGAGCATTCGAAACACTGCTCAACACACAAGAGCTGGACTCGAAAAATAAAAACTTCATGAGTTCGCAAATCCCAGCGGCATTGGATGAGATCATTGAAGGGCTGCAGCGCGTAATCATAATCGTGAGCAGCATGAAGCGCCTTTCAAGGGTTTCGGATCGTTGTTTTGAGCAGGTCTCTTTGAAGGAAATCGTCGATACAGTCTCTTTGATTTCTCGTAGCGAGTGGAAATATTGTGCACAACTCGATGTGAATATAGCGTCGGGTGTGGATAAAATTCAATCGAAATCTCAAGACCTTTACTCGGTTATTCTGAATCTTGTTGTCAACGCTTCGCACGCGATCAAAGAAGAGGTGTCACGAGGCCGTTATGACAAGGGTTCAATCACGATCACCGTAGACTCCATGCCCGATGGCGTATCCATACGAGTGAAAGATAACGGTTGTGGTATTTCTCCTGAAATTCGTAGAAAGATATTTAAGCCTTTTTTCTCGACAAAGCCAGTCGGGCAGGGCACCGGCCAGGGCTTGGCCATCGTTCGTGCAGCTGTCGAAGATGAGCTCAACGGAAGAATAACTCTTAGCTCAAATCCTGGGGTCGGCACCGAATTTGTTATTGAGCTTCCAGGAGACGCACGATGA